One part of the Sebastes fasciatus isolate fSebFas1 chromosome 8, fSebFas1.pri, whole genome shotgun sequence genome encodes these proteins:
- the LOC141771952 gene encoding SRSF protein kinase 3, protein MFGKSKNKGAISHIKLYCMSGKPPRNLTRVRSSDNFEALGCHEQLDSKDSRDSEDPGEYCYGGYHPVQIGDTFNRRYQVVSKLGWGYYSTVWLCLDLRLCRRVAVKVLKSGDSFTQAGQDELALLRCASGPTSRHPSSQRIVQLLDEFKLAGVNGVHMCLVLELLGPDLRGWQLCFGNPGLTPHSAKQILTQVLQGLDYLHTQRKIIHTDIKPENILLCLEEQLHKVPAGGSSSSSLLAGREAKSTEREQVNPYSLKEIRVKIADLGSSCWVYKHFCEEIQTRQYRSLEVLLGSEYGPPADIWSVACMAFELVTGDSLFEPKAGESISLEEDHIAQIMELLGKIPPVVALSGKFSAEYFSRRGDLRRVGALRLWSLYDVLVEKYHFLLEEATGFSDFLLCMLDYHPERRATAAQCLHHPWLSS, encoded by the exons ATGTTCGGTAAATCTAAGAACAAGGGTGCCATATCTCACATCAAACTCTACTGTATGTCTGGCAAGCCACCCAGAAATCTGACCCGTGTTCG gTCGTCTGATAACTTTGAGGCCCTGGGATGCCACGAGCAGCTGGATTCGAAGGACAGCCGGGACTCCGAGGACCCCGGAGAATACTGTTACG GTGGGTACCACCCTGTCCAGATAGGTGACACCTTCAACAGAAGATACCAGGTGGTTTCTAAACTTGGCTGGGGATATTATTCCACTGTCTGGCTGTGTCTGGACCTCAG GTTATGTCGACGTGTTGCCGTGAAGGTGCTGAAGAGCGGAGATAGCTTCACCCAGGCAGGACAAGATGAACTCGCTCTCCTACGATGC GCTAGCGGTCCTACGAGCCGTCATCCCTCCAGTCAAAGGATCGTTCAGCTGCTGGATGAGTTCAAGCTGGCCGGGGTCAATGGGGTCC ACATGTGTCTGGTGCTGGAGCTGTTGGGGCCTGACCTGAGAGGCTGGCAGCTGTGTTTTGGGAATCCTGGACTGACGCCGCATTCGGCCAAACAAATACTTACTCAG GTTCTGCAGGGCCTGGACTACCTTCACACTCAGCGTAAGATCATCCACACAGACATCAAGCCTGAGAACATCCTGCTGTGTCTGGAGGAGCAGTTGCACaaagtaccagcagggggcagcagctcctcctctctACTGGCTGGGAGAGAGGCCAAGTCCACAG AGAGGGAGCAGGTGAACCCATACAGTTTAAAGGAAATCAGAGTGAAGATTGCTGACCTGGGCAGCTCCTGCTGGGTC TACAAACATTTCTGTGAGGAGATTCAGACCCGTCAGTATCGCTCACTGGAGGTTTTACTGGGATCTGAGTACGGCCCGCCTGCTGACATCTGGAGTGTCGCCTGCATG GCCTTTGAGTTGGTCACTGGAGACTCCCTGTTTGAACCCAAAGCTGGCGAGTCCATTTCCCTGGAGGAAG ACCATATAGCTCAGATCATGGAGCTGCTTGGTAAAATCCCACCAGTTGTTGCCTTGTCGGGTAAATTCTCTGCAGAGTACTTCAGCCGCAGAG GTGACCTGCGTCGTGTCGGTGCACTGAGGCTCTGGAGCCTCTATGACGTTCTGGTGGAGAAATACCACTTCCTGTTGGAGGAGGCCACTGGATTCTCAGACTTCCTTCTTTGCATGTTGGATTACCATCCGGAGAGGAGGGCCACGGCTGCACAGTGCCTCCACCACCCTTGGCTGTCCTCCTGA